GGTAACGGACGTCCTTCTCCAGGCAGCGGTAGAGGATCTTGCCCAGCGCCTTCGGCAGGCCGGGGTTGAGCTCGACCGCGGACAGCGGGTCGTTCCCGAGGATGGCGGCGATCATATCAGCGGCGTTGTCCGCCGTGAACGGGAGGCTTCCGGTGGCCAGCTCGAAGAGAACGATGCCGAGCGAGAACAGGTCGCTGCGGTGGTCGATTGTATCGCCCCGGATCTGTTCGGGAGACATGTAGCCGATCGTACCGGACAGGTCGGTGTCGAAGACCGACGGCAGGGTGTCGCTGCCGCTGTCCGCGGAAGCGAGGGGCTTCAAGCTGCGGGCCAGGCCGAAATCGAGGATCTTAAGGGTCTCGCCGGGACCGATCATGACGTTGCCCGGCTTGAGGTCGCGGTGGATGATCCCCTGCTCGTGGGCGGCGGCGACGGCCTCGGCGAGCGGGACGGCGATCTCGAGGAACCGTTGGAGGGTGACTCCGCCGGCTGTGATGAACCGGGTCAAAGGGGCGCCGTCGATCAGCTCCATCGTGAAAAAAAACAATCCCTCCGTCTCCTCGACCGAATAGATCGTGACGATATTGGGATGGCGCAGCGCGGCGGCGGCCCGGGCTTCCTGTTCGAAGAGCGTTCGTTGGCCGGGGTCCGCGGACAACCCCGCCGGGAGGAACTTGATGGCGATATCCCGGTCGAGCTTCAGATCGCGGGCCTTCCAGACTTCGCCCATGCCGCCCCGGCCGAGCTTCTCGATCAGGCGGTAGTGGTTCAGGCAGTGCCCTGGTTCCAGCATGCTGACGTCCTCACTTTATAATACGCGAATTCCGCGCCTTTTGTTGATCCTCGCGGTCGCCGGATTCAGGACCTCCGGCGGGCGACGACTCCGTATTCGGCGTCGTTGGGCCGGAACACTTTCAGGACTTCGAATCCCGCGGCCCGCAGGATCGAACCCATGCGGCTGAGCGGGATGCGGTCGGCCAGAGGGGGGCCCGAAGGGGTCTTTTTCTTGAGGAAGTCGACGATGACCAGGCGGGATGCGGAGGTCATGGCGCGGCGGAGGGCTGCCAAATAGGCCGCCGGTTCGTCGAACTCGTGGAATGTGTTGACGATGAGGTAGACGTCGGCGGCCGGCGGAAGAGCGGGGGCGGTTTCCGTGATCCGGACGGCCCTGATGTTGGCCAGCTCGGCGGCGCCGGCGTTTTTGCGCAGGGCTGCAAGCATGACGGGGGAGACATCCAGGCCGAAGACCCGGCCCTTGGGCCCGACGAGGCGGGCGGCCGGAAGGGCGAAAAAGCCGGGCCCGACGCCGATGTCGACGAGCGTCTGGCCGGGAGCCAGGCCGGACTGGCGGAGGATTGCGTCCGGGGGGAGCTCTTGACGACGTTCGGAGGACATCAGGCGGGCGAGGTGGTCGGCGTGGAACTTGTGCGGCATTGAAGGCTTCTCCATTTAGTTTGAAACCTGACCCCTATTTGGAAAGAAAAGCCAGGGCTTCCATGTGCGGCGTGTGAGGGAAGAAGTCGGCGCAGTGGAGCTTTTCCACGACGTAGCCGCCGGCCGTGAAGGCGGCCAGGTCGCGGGCCAGGGTGGCCGGGTTGCATGACATATAGACGATCTGGGAAGCGCGCAGGGCGAGCGCCCTCCGCAAGCCTTCGGGGTGGATGCCCGCCCGCGGCGGGTCGAGAATTAAAAGATCGAAGCCTCCGAACGATGCCCCGTCCAAGGTCTTCTCGACCAGGCCGGCGACGAAGCGGGCGTTCGAGATGCCGTTGAGGGCGGCGTTCTCCTCGGCGTTCCGGATGTTGCGCGCCGCCGAATCGATCCCCACGACCTCGTCCACCGCCCCGGCCAGGGAGAGCTCGATCGAGCCGGAGCCGCAGAACAGCCCCAGCGCCCGCTTGGCGCCCGTCTCGCGGACTCGGGCCGCGATCCTGTCGTAAAACAGCCTCGCGCCCCGCGGATTCGGCTGGAAGAACGAGTCCGGGTAGATCCGGAAGCGAAGCCCGCCCAGCTCCTCCTCGATGAACGCGGCGCCCGATTCCAGCCGGGCGCTTTCCAGGTCGACCAGGTCGGCGACGCTGTCGTTGTCGGCCGACCAAACGCTCGTGACCCGCGGCGCCTCGGCCCGAAGCCGGTCCGCCCAGCCGTGGATATCGGCTCCGCCGCCGCTCTTCGTCACCAGCACGGCCATGTATTCGCCGGTCGCTTTCCCCTCGCGCAGCACGAGATTGCGGAAGTACCCCTTCTGTCCCAGCGGGTCGTAGGGCGGCAGGCCCGAGGCATTGGCGAATTCACGGGTCGCGGGAAAGATCGCCTCGGCTGCGCCGCCAAAGATGAGGCAACGGTCCAGCCCGACTGTCTTCTTGTGGGATTGCGGCCCGGGCATCGAGCGGCCCCGCAGTCCGATCTTGATCGCGCCCGCTTCGCCGCCGAAGGCGAACTCCATCTTGTTGCGATAATCGAAGAGCGAGGGCGAGGGGAGGATCGGCTCGAAGACCGCCTCGCCCAGATCGAGACCCGAGCCGTGCCGGATCACGTCCAAGAAGCGGGCCTGCTTGAGCTCGAGCTGGCGGGCGTAGGCCAGATTCTGGAAGGCGCAGCCGCCGCAGCTCCCGAAATAGGAGCAGGGGGGGGCGACCCGATCGGGGGATCCCGCCTCGGTCCGAATGACTTTGGCCGAGCGCGGCTTGCGCCTGACGATGCGGGCCTGGACCCGATCCCCGGGCAGCGCGCCGGGAACAAGAACCGCGCCGCCATCCACGCTGCCGAAGGCCCAGCCCGAGGCGAAATCGATCCCTGAAACATCGATCGTCAGATCCGGAGAATCCCATTCCCTCAGCATTCGTTTGAGGCGGCCGACCGGCAGTCCGACCACGTTGTCGTAGTCGCCGTCGACCCTCTCGACGAAAGCCGGGCCGATCTCCTGGATGGCGTAGCTGCCGGCCTTGTCCAGATAGGCATGGCCGTCGAGGTACGCGGCGATGGCGGCTTCGCTGAGCGGCTTGAAGATGACGTAAGTGATCTCGTAGTCGACGACCGACCGGTCGTCGTCCCGACGGTAGAGCGCCACCCCGGTGATGACGCGGTGCTTGCGGCCGGAGAGCCGGCCCAGCATCCGTTCGGCTTCGGCACGGTCGGCAGGCTTGCCGAAGACATCCTTTTCCAGGCAGACAATCGTGTCGGCGCCGACGACCAGGGCTTCCGGATGGCGGGCCGCGACGTCGCGTGCCTTGGCCTCGGCTGCGGCCATGGCGAAAAAGACCGGATCCTCTTCCTGGATGGCGGTTTCGTCGACGGCGCTCGGGTCGACCTCGAAGGCGGGGAAGAGGCGGGCCAGAAGCTCCTTCCGGCGGGGCGATTGGGAGGCGAGGACGACACGCATGGCGGCACTATACAGGGGTCAGGTCTCAACCTTCAACATTTCCGTAAAGGCCCAGTCTTCAAACGCGGATGGCCCCCGGATTCCGGGGAAATAGTCGATCCGCGAATGCCTTCGCAGGCAATGTTGAATGTTGAGACCTGACCCCTCTTGACAAGCG
The Candidatus Aminicenantes bacterium genome window above contains:
- a CDS encoding methyltransferase domain-containing protein — translated: MPHKFHADHLARLMSSERRQELPPDAILRQSGLAPGQTLVDIGVGPGFFALPAARLVGPKGRVFGLDVSPVMLAALRKNAGAAELANIRAVRITETAPALPPAADVYLIVNTFHEFDEPAAYLAALRRAMTSASRLVIVDFLKKKTPSGPPLADRIPLSRMGSILRAAGFEVLKVFRPNDAEYGVVARRRS
- the rlmD gene encoding 23S rRNA (uracil(1939)-C(5))-methyltransferase RlmD, with translation MRVVLASQSPRRKELLARLFPAFEVDPSAVDETAIQEEDPVFFAMAAAEAKARDVAARHPEALVVGADTIVCLEKDVFGKPADRAEAERMLGRLSGRKHRVITGVALYRRDDDRSVVDYEITYVIFKPLSEAAIAAYLDGHAYLDKAGSYAIQEIGPAFVERVDGDYDNVVGLPVGRLKRMLREWDSPDLTIDVSGIDFASGWAFGSVDGGAVLVPGALPGDRVQARIVRRKPRSAKVIRTEAGSPDRVAPPCSYFGSCGGCAFQNLAYARQLELKQARFLDVIRHGSGLDLGEAVFEPILPSPSLFDYRNKMEFAFGGEAGAIKIGLRGRSMPGPQSHKKTVGLDRCLIFGGAAEAIFPATREFANASGLPPYDPLGQKGYFRNLVLREGKATGEYMAVLVTKSGGGADIHGWADRLRAEAPRVTSVWSADNDSVADLVDLESARLESGAAFIEEELGGLRFRIYPDSFFQPNPRGARLFYDRIAARVRETGAKRALGLFCGSGSIELSLAGAVDEVVGIDSAARNIRNAEENAALNGISNARFVAGLVEKTLDGASFGGFDLLILDPPRAGIHPEGLRRALALRASQIVYMSCNPATLARDLAAFTAGGYVVEKLHCADFFPHTPHMEALAFLSK